The genomic interval TAGCAATGTCGTTGGTGGTCTTATCATGCTTGTCTGGGTTAGCCTAGGAAAATGGGCAAAGCCAATAATAAAAACCCAGGGCAAAACTCCCGCTGAGCCCTAAAAAGCTTTAGTAAACTCTTTTCATCAGTTTTTTGGCGCCAAGCTTCTTCCAGACAACATAGGACAAAAAGGCTCTCCCATACATGTCCGTGTTCTGTGTGACCCATGCACCGACAGCTCCAAAATAGATGGACAGAAGCTGTGCAGGCAAAGCACGCAGGAAGATTACCGAGAAGCTACTAAGTATGAATGGTATCCACACGCTTCCCATCCCCCTGATCGCCCCAAAGTATGCCTGGCTTATCCCGAAACCTATCTCGCTTATCGCTGCGAGCACCAGGTAGATAGTGGTTAGACGGGCCACGTCGGCGTCGGCTGTGAAAAAGTTTCCAGCAAAAGGCGATATAGCTATGAGGATCATGGTAGCTATTCCCATCCAAGTGGTAGCTAGCTTCACACCTTCCCGCAACACGTTGTTTGTCATATTTTCGTCGAGCCTTCCCGTGCCTTGACCTGTTTTTATCAGAGTCGCCGTGCTGACTGCAAAGCTAGGCTGAATAATTAGGTTCTCAATAGTTATCCCAATGTTGTGAGCAGCGAGGGCGTTTGTCCCACTCCTGGCTACAGCATTTATGTATATGTTCTGGGCTAGGCTAGCGACAATCCTCTCAGACGCGATTGGCAACCCAACATATAGGACGCGCAACCCAGTAGTTGATGGGAGGCGGGGCCTCAGAGAGACATTAAGAGGGAAAAACAGGTACGCAAAGAGACCAGATAGACTTGCAACGCCGGATGCTAGGCCCGCCCCATACACTCCGAGGGGCTGTAGACCAAAAAGCCCGAGAGTTAGGGACGGTATAAGTATTGCTCCCACAACTAGGCTTACTAACGAATAGATGCTTGGCGGCCATGGCCTGTCAAGGCTCCTATACACGGCGCCAAGAACCGAATTGATGAGTATAGCTGGCAAGCCA from Thermofilum adornatum carries:
- a CDS encoding MATE family efflux transporter; translation: MSSEVRRLAYPMLVGVIADSILSLISLLAVSRLSKTAVAATGLASYLFLIINAGSMIFTGGVMVVCSQAIGSGRRDILEKAVGETLTIALIVTFVVFASLPLWLKGYLYLVSQGNPEVVEAGYEYTYARLLGLPAILINSVLGAVYRSLDRPWPPSIYSLVSLVVGAILIPSLTLGLFGLQPLGVYGAGLASGVASLSGLFAYLFFPLNVSLRPRLPSTTGLRVLYVGLPIASERIVASLAQNIYINAVARSGTNALAAHNIGITIENLIIQPSFAVSTATLIKTGQGTGRLDENMTNNVLREGVKLATTWMGIATMILIAISPFAGNFFTADADVARLTTIYLVLAAISEIGFGISQAYFGAIRGMGSVWIPFILSSFSVIFLRALPAQLLSIYFGAVGAWVTQNTDMYGRAFLSYVVWKKLGAKKLMKRVY